From a single Bacillus gobiensis genomic region:
- a CDS encoding dihydroorotate dehydrogenase electron transfer subunit, producing MRKELLTVGSNECIADNIYKLILEGDMVQDFKKPGQFVHLKVSESMTPLLRRPISVAEINHDQSEVTLIFRKEGEGTSLLAEKKRGDQVDVLGPLGNGFDVENFTEGKKALIIGGGVGVPPLYELSKQLTSKGILATHVLGFQSAKDVFFERQFKELGETFVATVDGTHGIQGFVTDVIDKEQLDFDYLLACGPTPMLRALKMKYPDREVYLSMEERMGCGIGACFACVCHTDQSEKTYVKVCLDGPVFKAEEVLL from the coding sequence ATGAGAAAAGAATTATTAACGGTCGGTTCAAATGAGTGTATTGCCGACAATATATATAAGCTCATTTTAGAGGGAGACATGGTCCAAGACTTTAAAAAACCGGGGCAATTTGTTCACTTGAAAGTCAGTGAGTCTATGACACCTCTGCTCAGAAGACCGATCAGTGTAGCTGAAATAAATCATGATCAATCTGAAGTTACGCTGATATTCCGGAAGGAAGGAGAAGGTACAAGTCTTCTGGCGGAAAAAAAACGAGGTGATCAAGTGGACGTCCTTGGTCCTCTTGGCAATGGATTCGATGTTGAAAACTTTACAGAAGGCAAAAAAGCTTTGATCATCGGAGGAGGCGTTGGGGTGCCTCCTCTCTATGAACTAAGCAAACAGCTGACAAGTAAGGGGATCCTTGCGACTCATGTCCTCGGCTTTCAGTCGGCAAAGGATGTATTCTTTGAACGCCAGTTTAAAGAACTTGGGGAAACTTTCGTAGCAACGGTAGACGGGACACACGGTATTCAAGGATTCGTAACGGATGTAATCGACAAGGAACAGCTGGACTTTGATTACCTGCTTGCATGCGGACCAACACCGATGCTGCGGGCGCTCAAGATGAAATATCCGGATCGTGAAGTGTACCTTTCGATGGAGGAACGAATGGGATGCGGGATAGGCGCATGCTTTGCCTGTGTATGCCACACAGACCAAAGTGAAAAGACATATGTCAAGGTTTGTCTTGACGGCCCC